Proteins co-encoded in one Streptococcus ruminicola genomic window:
- a CDS encoding transporter substrate-binding domain-containing protein has protein sequence MSKKKWIISGGVVLAIVAATVVGRQLTGKTSASADSSQSSSDKVTTLQVAHTQNYVPYDFVNDKGESDGFEVAVLKAVDDKLKNYKFEYTGTSDEDLLIGLESGKYDIGVKGAWYTEERAQKFVIPDQAIGASVIGFAVRKSDENKYKDIDSFAKAGGKLVPISPQNAQYNVIQEYNKKAKHPIELKESESFSVADAYAWVLEGRYDAYFSIKLSFEEAVQKEDGAYHQYADQLTWFPYKGIETYPLIHKNDTNKAFAKEYDKAIKELQKDGTIAKLSEKYFGEDVFSYVTD, from the coding sequence ATGAGCAAGAAAAAATGGATTATTTCAGGTGGAGTTGTTTTAGCGATTGTGGCAGCGACAGTTGTGGGACGTCAATTAACAGGTAAGACATCAGCAAGTGCAGACAGTTCACAATCAAGTTCTGATAAAGTGACGACCTTACAAGTCGCTCACACGCAAAACTATGTCCCTTATGACTTTGTTAATGATAAAGGGGAAAGTGATGGATTTGAAGTTGCGGTCTTAAAAGCCGTAGATGATAAATTAAAAAATTATAAATTTGAATACACTGGGACAAGTGATGAAGATTTGTTAATCGGACTTGAATCTGGTAAGTACGACATCGGAGTCAAAGGGGCTTGGTACACTGAAGAACGCGCCCAAAAATTTGTTATTCCTGACCAAGCTATCGGAGCTAGTGTGATTGGCTTTGCCGTTCGAAAATCTGACGAAAACAAATATAAAGATATTGATTCTTTTGCTAAAGCAGGTGGTAAATTAGTTCCAATCTCACCACAAAACGCACAGTATAATGTTATTCAAGAATACAACAAAAAAGCTAAACACCCGATTGAACTCAAAGAATCTGAAAGCTTCTCAGTTGCTGATGCCTATGCTTGGGTTCTTGAAGGTCGTTACGATGCTTACTTCTCAATTAAATTGTCATTTGAAGAAGCCGTCCAAAAAGAAGATGGTGCTTATCATCAATACGCTGACCAATTGACATGGTTCCCATATAAGGGAATTGAAACTTACCCATTGATTCATAAAAATGATACTAATAAAGCATTTGCAAAAGAATACGATAAAGCCATTAAAGAATTGCAAAAAGATGGTACAATCGCTAAACTTTCAGAAAAATACTTTGGAGAAGATGTCTTTAGTTATGTAACAGATTAG